The genomic DNA TGAAGATACTGAACAAATTAACGTCATTGCAGAAGAAATCTCAACCGATGTTCATATATCGGCAGACTGATAAATGTGCGCAACCGTTTTTCGTCATAATCCTGACGGATAATCGTCACTAATATAGGGTATTATAGGCAGAATATATCGTTAGAAAGCATACTGCTAAAATGTGTTATTTATCAGTACCTCGGTGAAGTTAGCCAATATTAAGGGATCAGGTTTATGAGAAGAAGAGCTATAAGCAATACCATGTCACGTCGTCGAGTCATGCTTAAAGTACACAAAAACCGCATTCGAAATCGTATACGCGCCCATTTTTTACTGACACAAATTGAAGAATAATTCCATATTAGCCCCATAAAAGCATGCCACTTAATCAGTCGACTTTCTCGCTAACTGTTTGAGTGCTTTTTTTTCTGCACGGCGGCGCTTAAAAAATGCACTTAATTGCTGCCCACATTGATCTGCTAGCACGCCAGAAGTAACGTCAAGTTGATGATTAAATGCTGGATGTGCGAATAAATCGATCACGCTACCTGCTGCACCCGTTTTTAAATCATCTGCACCATAAACTATCCGTGCAATTCGACTGTGGATCATCGCACCGGCGCACATAGTACAAGGCTCTAACGTGACATATAAAGTGGTGTCGAGCATACGATAGTTCTCTAACACCTTGCCTGCTTGGCGAATACATTCCATTTCGGCATGAGCCGTTGGATCATGATTTACAATACTTAAATTACAGCCACTGGCAATTAACACATCGTCTTTAACCAACACGGCACCAACAGGTACTTCGCCTTCTCGCTCAGCTTGCTCGGCAAGTTGCATCGCTAAACGCATCCACTTTTCATCAATGGCGCGCTGAAGCTGATCCGATTTCTCATTGTGCGCATTAGAAAGTGGGCAAGTATCGCTGGAAACGTGTTTTTTTGGGGTATCTGTCACTCTATAAAACCTAGGTAATTGTCATACGCGGCTATTCTAGCAAATAAAAAAGACGCCGCAGCGTCTTTTTTTACTTCAAACTAGGTGTAACCCTACTGGGTTATTCCCATTCAATTGTAGCAGGTGGCTTACCTGAAATATCATAAACAACGCGTGAAATACCGTCGACTTCATTGATAATTCGGTTTGAAACATGGCCTAAGAAATCATAGGGTAAATGTGCCCAATGCGCGGTCATAAAGTCTATGGTTTCCACGGCGCGAAGCGATACAACCCAATCATATTTACGGCAATCACCCATTACGCCAACAGAACGAACCGGTAAAAATACAGTAAAAGCTTGACTGACTTTGTTATATAAATCTGCTTTATGCAATTCTTCAATGAAGATGGCATCTGCACTGCGCAATAAATCACAATACTCTTTTTTCACTTCACCCAATACGCGCACGCCTAAACCAGGCCCAGGGAATGGATGGCGATAAAGCATATTATAAGGCAGGCCTAACTCTAAACCAATTTTACGCACTTCATCTTTAAATAATTCACGTAATGGTTCAACTAAGCCCATCTTCATATCATCTGGTAATCCGCCCACATTGTGGTGCGACTTAATCACATGCGCTTTACCGGTTGCACTGCCCGCTGATTCAATCACGTCAGGGTAAATAGTGCCTTGTGCTAACCATTTAGCATTAGCGCATTTCTTTGATTCTTCGTCGAAGATTTCAACAAACACCCGACCAATAATTTTACGCTTAGCTTCAGGATCTGCTTCGCCGGCCATCGCATCTAAGAAACGATTTTCAGCATCTATATGAACAATATTAAGTCCAAAGTGATCGCCAAACATGTCTAATACTTGGTCAGCTTCATTTAACCGTAATAAGCCGTTATCAACAAACACACACGTTAGCTTGTCGCCAATAGCGCGGTGAAGCAACATAGCCACAACCGATGAATCTACGCCGCCAGACAGACCAAGAATAACTTCATCATCACCAATTTGCTTTTTTAAACGCTCAATAGCATCTTCAATAATTGATGAGGGTTTCCAATTGGCTTTACAACCACAAATGTCTAAAGCGAAATGCTCTAGCATGCGTTGGCCTTGGCGAGTATGAGTGACTTCAGGGTGGAACTGCACACCGTAAAAACCTTTCTCTTCATTGGCCATAGCAGCAAAAGGACATGTTGCCGTGGTCGCAACTGTGACAAACCCTTCT from Shewanella psychromarinicola includes the following:
- the tadA gene encoding tRNA adenosine(34) deaminase TadA → MDEKWMRLAMQLAEQAEREGEVPVGAVLVKDDVLIASGCNLSIVNHDPTAHAEMECIRQAGKVLENYRMLDTTLYVTLEPCTMCAGAMIHSRIARIVYGADDLKTGAAGSVIDLFAHPAFNHQLDVTSGVLADQCGQQLSAFFKRRRAEKKALKQLARKSTD
- the guaA gene encoding glutamine-hydrolyzing GMP synthase; protein product: MSNIHDHKILILDFGSQYTQLIARRIREIGVYCELWAWDVSEAQIREFAPNGIILAGGPESVIADNSPRAPEYVFTAGVPVLGICYGMQTMSEQLGGKVIKGIGEGEFGYAQIELQTTSTLFKSIEDAVSAEGKPLLDVWMSHGDKVSVIPEGFVTVATTATCPFAAMANEEKGFYGVQFHPEVTHTRQGQRMLEHFALDICGCKANWKPSSIIEDAIERLKKQIGDDEVILGLSGGVDSSVVAMLLHRAIGDKLTCVFVDNGLLRLNEADQVLDMFGDHFGLNIVHIDAENRFLDAMAGEADPEAKRKIIGRVFVEIFDEESKKCANAKWLAQGTIYPDVIESAGSATGKAHVIKSHHNVGGLPDDMKMGLVEPLRELFKDEVRKIGLELGLPYNMLYRHPFPGPGLGVRVLGEVKKEYCDLLRSADAIFIEELHKADLYNKVSQAFTVFLPVRSVGVMGDCRKYDWVVSLRAVETIDFMTAHWAHLPYDFLGHVSNRIINEVDGISRVVYDISGKPPATIEWE